A segment of the Bos taurus isolate L1 Dominette 01449 registration number 42190680 breed Hereford chromosome 19, ARS-UCD2.0, whole genome shotgun sequence genome:
TGAAACTGTCTTAGGCTGGTGTCAGCCAGCCCGCCTGGGGCAGAGGGATGGAGAGCTTGGCCTCCGAGGACCCCATTAACTGAGACCCCAGAAGCCACGACAACTAAACTCACTCCCAAGCCCTGCAGCACCCCTCTCTCCCCCACCCTTACCCTTgtttttctcccctcctcccagcacCCACACGGTGCAGGCAAGCTCAAGCACCAGCACACACGCACGCCCCCGGGCCGCCTCTGCTCCCCTCACATCTTGCATTTGTTTTGCTTCAGCAGGGCTCGAATGGGGACACGCTGCACTCTCACAATTGGCAGCTTGCTCCGATCCCCCCGTGCCCCGCCATGGAGGTGCCATATGTCAGTGTCATGAATAAGCATGAGGCTCCATGGCTGGGGGGCTGGGAAATGGCAGCTGCCAATCACCAGCTGAGCAGACATGGGGTAGGGGCTACCATGGAGTGGGTCACCACTACCAGAGGGGTGAGCCAGGTGGGGGGATGGCATGGGCAGAGGCATGGAAAGAGGGTGGGATTGGAGCATGGTCCCTGGTCTTCACCAGGGGGACACATCTCTAGGTGACCACTATGCTTTCCTGAAAACAAGCAAAACCCAAAAGGCAGGGTGTGACCTTGTGGGGGTGTCCAGAGTCCACGAGCCCTGCCTCTCAGCCTTGTCTCTGCCTGTGGGCCCGCTGGCCAGCTCACACCACCTCCTCCAGAATACCCTCCTCCTGGGCCAAATGCCTCAATTTGTGCCTCTCCCCAGCACGTGCTCCATCCGAGCCTCCCACTAGAGAGCGGGGGACCCAGGCTGCACCTGCAGGGAGGAGGATGGAGACCCAAACTCAGCACCTGCACTGGGCCAGGAACATCTACACAGGGCCCCTTTCACTCTCACAAAACTCCTGGGAACTGggattattagccccattttacaggtaagaaaacaGGCTTAGAAAAGTTTTAAGCAACTGTCTCCAAGTTTTACGGCTCAAGAGTCAGGTAGCTGAATTCTGCTCAAGTTTGCCAGTACATTGCCAGAGGCTCCAAGCACTTGGCCCAGGGTGCTGTTCTGTGTCTGCACTGCCCTGGGTGCCTGCCACCTGACTGCCACCCAGGGCCTGGTCACTCCTCCTTTaactccctgccctgccctgccctcaccCCTGTAGAGTTTACCCTTCCCTGAGGATGCTCTTATCATGCATCTCGGATCCTGCAGAGGCCACACAAGTCATGGGCGCCTGCACATTTGTGTTTTCCCAGCACTGTCCCACCCCTTGACCAGCAGTGACTAATTCAGGCCCGACGCAGCAGGTGGCtgtggaatgaatgaaggaatggacAGAGTCAGGCTGCAAGAGAGCCACGCTCTGAGTGCACCAGCATGACTACAGAAGTGTGTCCCGGGGAGATGGAGGCCAGGCCCGGCCCGCCCCACACCCCAGACCCTTTTTCTCATTCCCAGCCCTGCTGGAGGCTGAGGCAGGCGATTGCGTGGCCTGAATCGGATTAACTGCTCTGAGTTAACTGGCTGTCCCTCGCCGCCAGCATGACGGATCCTGCTTGACATTTCCCTAGATAGTTAATTGATACCCAAGTAATTTGTCATGGAGACCTCGTTATATGCCAACTGGGTCCCCTAAGCCGTTAACGTCTGTGCCCCAGAAACAAGATTGGCAAGTTAATAATGAAGCCTTAATCATGCTATTCCCTGCTGGCATGGGAAGAGAATTACCCGGAGACAAGATGGGGTGCTGCTGGGAAGAGATGGTGCTTTCTGAGGGATTTAGGAATGGAATGTCCTGAGAGAGCCTGGCATCCCCTTCCCTGTTTCCCCAACCAGGTGTGCCTTCTTCTGATGACAGTGCTCTCACTGTCCACAGAGGAATTACCCTCCATGAGGTGGGCTATGGCTGACTCCACTCCCTGGCTCCAGGTTGGACACCTGGTCCCCCCTCCCTTCCAGCCACAGTGATCAAATCAAGCAATGATCACAGTCCATCCAGAACCTAGGCCTGGGGCTTTTAAGTGGAGCCTTTGCGACAGAGGGACACACTTCACCCAGGAACACTACAGGGGAGAAAGAAAGCCTGGGCTGCTGCCAGCTATCCAGCATCCAGAGGGGAGGCCCCCTGGGTCAAAGGGACAGGGCAGACGTGTGTTGCAGCCAGGCCACACATAGCCAGCTCTGCCCTGGAGTGAACTAACAAGCCCCTGTTATTAGCTTAAGGTGGTTTAAGTTGGGTTTTGTCACATGTAATCCAGAGAGTTCTCAGCTCAAACACCTACAGGCCCTTACTTCAGGATTCAAGCTTGTCTGCAGAGCCCAGGTGAGGTCTGCTCACAAGAGTGAGAAGTCCCGGGCAGGAAGACAGCCCAATGCAGAAAGGCAAGGCCTGGACAGAGGGGATCCCGGTGGAAGAGGAGGAAAGCTAGAGTAGAGGCCATCCAGCATCTTGGGTTGGCAGCCCAGGCTGACATGATGGCATTGAGTTCAGCACTGTGGACAGCAGTGGCTTTCCCCAACATAACACTGAAgccccagaggaggaaacagagattTCCCACCCACCTAGGAGACACAGGACAATGAGGTTCATCTTGAGGCTGTGGACAGACTCCTGAAAGATGTCATAGTGTCCTGTGTCTTGAAACAAAGACTCTTCTGGGTACTTAAAAATTCCCCTTTCCTGGTCTTGCCAGTTTCTAGGGTGGTGTTAGGGTGGAGCTGTAGTTCTGAAGAAGAAATCAGATAATGCATCCATTATAACAAAGGAGCCCACATAGGAGTGAGATGAGGGTGAGAGAGGTCCCTGGTGCTGGATGTGCATCAGGTATACCAGGCAACTTAGGCAGGTGGGTATAGAAGGAGTGACACGATACTAGTTATGCTTTGGCGGACTAAAATATTATTCAGAACAAAGGTATATTCTCTCATAGTTTCTGAGGGGTAGGAACCTGGAAGCAGACGGGCTAGCTGGTTCTGGCTCAGCATCTCTTATGAAGTTGTAGTCAAGACAAtggccagggctgggggcaccTGAAGGCTTGATAAGGGCTGGGGGGTGAACTTCCAAGATGGTGCCCTTATATGGTGACTGGCAGGTAGGATCAGTTCTCTGCCATGTGGACTTCACAGAGCAGTTTATAACACGGCAGCTGACGTCTCAAAGTGAATGATGAGCGGGAAAAGGGAGGGTGGGGACACCATCAAGAAAAAAGTCCCAGTGTGTTTTAGGCCTAGCATCAGAAGTGACACACCTTCACTTCCGCACCTTCATACAGGTCACACAGATGGACCTAGTTCAACGTAGCCAGGGGGTTCTATCAGCCCCAAGAGGCCATCTTGGAAGCTGGCTACCACAGgctccaagaaaaaaaataaattcaagatggCCTGATGCTTTTAATGTACCAAAAAGGGATTTATATTTCTATTGCAGAGTTTGAGAATAACTAATGGATACACAGAAAATAACCAAGCCCAAAACATAAGGCAATTATCAAGTGCAGGAAAAACAAGAGGTTGTACAAAAATGGAGATACAACTACATTACATTACTCAGCTATGAATAGTATGTGCAAAGAAAGAATAATGCAGACATTGAATTCTGACTCAGTGAAAATGGGAAGACGGAAGGAAAATGTGTGGGGGGCTATGTGAGAGGAAACAAACTCTCAACTCCCATAGCAGGAAATCAATGGATAATTTCTAACTCTAggggaaagaagaaggaagagggaaaaaaaaaaagaaaggcaacatTAGCATGGAATTTAgaagtaaatatgaaaaaaaacaacccccacaccaaaaaaagaaaggaagaaaaagaaaaaaatcctaaaaactgAAATAACAAAACTTTGCATTTGAGCAGGGGAAGTCAAGAAAGGAGAGGAGTGGGTGGGTTAGGATCTACTGGATTTTCATTACTGTTTGACTATTTAAACTATGCATATTTAAAACcctggttttttttaaaaaaaacacacacacacaacaaaacaccaaaacaccAGTGCAATTTAAGTaactaaaagacaaaaatactcCAGCCTGCTCTCCACTCCCAGCTCTCCACTGGGCACCTGCGGCCCTGAGAAAGGGCCTAGGGAGCTGTGTCTTCTTCCTAGAAAGAACCCCCAACCCACACCCCACGTGCTGCAGTCCTCCCCTGCTCCACCACGAGCCTCTAGCGGTCTCCCCAGTCTCTCTCTGAGTTAATGCAGGTTGGCTTACCTGTCTGTCTTGGGACTGCATTCTTCCTCCACTAGCCTGCCTCCCAccttccctgcccccttcccAGGTCTTCTGCTGGTTGGGTGGAGAGGAATCAGATTGGGGGGGCACCCAGCCCTGTCCACGAGCAACAACTGTGCCCCTGGCCCCTCCAGCCTGCATTCCCTACCTGCCCCCAGTGCTGCCCATCATGGTACGAAACCCAGAAGTTGTTCCTGTTTCCCAGGGAGGTGAAATGGGGATAGTGGGCTGTGCTCCATCATTTCTATGACACCTCTCATAATTACCCAGTGTACTATTCATTTGGATGTCAGCGCTGCCGCATGCCTGTGTCTTTAATTAATAATTTGGTAAAACTCCATGCAGAGCCTCGCCAGGGCAGTGCAACAGGGACTACTGGGGCTGGGCCAAACCTGCAGCGGGTGGGCCAGGCTGATGAGGACCCCCACCTCTCCCGACCCAGCAAGTGCAGAGGCCTTAGGCTGGAACCCAGAGCCCTGCTTCCTTGTCCCCAGGTGTTCCCATCAGACCACAGAGCCCCAGGTGAAGCCCCTTAGGGAACCCTTCCAGGGGAGGAAAGCAGACCCCAAGGGCTGTGTGTGTACCAGTGACTGGGGTCTAAGTTGGGGGATTGGCTCCCCTGCAGCCCAGACTGACCCTTGATCCCTGGAGGGTTGAGACCTTAGGAGTGGGGAGGAGGTATGATCAAAGGGGCCAAGGAGCCTGGCTCAGACACAAGCTCAAACAGGTCAATACCTGTGATCAGAAAGGCACAGGGAAGGGATCCTTGGGGCAGCTAGGAACATGGTTGGGCCTCCTCCCTGTGGCCTGGCCTTGATCCGATCACAAAGAACTCCCAGGCCTGGGTGTCCTCTGTTCCTGACTGTTCCAAAAGTAGGGAGGGTGGGCAGACTAGGGTCCTGGAGGCAGGTGCTATGAGGGCCCTGGATGTGACCTGAAATGGCCAGGCCTGCCCACCAGCTCGTGGTAGCTTCCAGGCTCAGCCCCTGGGCACCTGGGAAAGGGGCACAGAGGCTGCCGGGCTAACAGGAAGATCTATTTGGATCTGATTTGAATTATTGAGTGTTTCGAGACTTATTCTTGGTTCTGGGGCAGGCTGTGGTCTGCGAAGATGGATATCATTTCGGCCCTATTTTTAAGGCTCTGTGGGAAGGAGCCCAGACGCCACTGCACTTAAGGCTCCTGTGCAGCCTTCTGCAGGGCAGagcccctgggggcagggggagaggcaggcaggacATGCCACCGCCAAGCCCCCGCCCCATTCCCACTGCTTTCCTGCTCTCCCGTGAATGACCCCAGCCAGCAGGCCCTCAGACTCCACGTTGGCCCCCTTCAGTTGCTTCAGCGCCACCCCCATCTTTCCAACCCCTCCACATGAACTCCCAGCTTGGCCTACCCCTCCAAGATGCTCAGGGCTATATCCACACCCACCACCCTGACGTGAGCCAGGGATCCCAGCAAGCTGCTGACatgttctctctcttcctctcatcTCTGATATGGCCTTGGTGTGGCCAGGAGACAGGACCGAGGGGCCAATGGGTCCGAGAACTGCTACAGAGTCTCTTCCTCCAGGCTGTAGCTGAAACTAGTCCCTTTAAGTTCAgatgcccaccccacccccacctccacccataAGCCTTCCATGACAGGCTTAAGCCCCCACTCAGCCCACCCAATCTCTGCTACCCTTCAACTGCTTCGCCTGGAACCTCTGAGGTCAGGCCAGGATTTAGGTGGGGCCATAATTAGATTCTGATGGGGTGGGATTTATAGTCTTTGGGGCTTGTGGGAAGAGATGGAAGCCCTTGAAAGCAGAGCTAGGTTGAGTCCTGACTGTCTGAATCTTGCAGGGGACCCTGCCCTCCCACTCCTCACTCAAGCCAGGGGCACTACAGAGGCATTGTGAGGGTGGGGAGAGCACTCCTTAGAAAAACCACTCACTGCCAGACTGACCCAAACTGCTAAAATCAGTCAATAAAGTGGAAATACTACTACCAactttatagaaatagaaaatttcacAAACAATTGTATGCCACCAACACACTAGACAatctagatgaaatggacaaatcccTAGAAACACACAAACTATCAAGTGATTCAAGAACAGAAAATTTTCATAGACCGATAACAAAGAGATTGAATCCGTAATCAAAATCCTCCCAACAAAGACAAGcacagggccagatggcttcactgtgATTTTACCAAAGGTTTAACAAGAATCAACACCAATCCTTCTCAGACTcttccaaagaagaaaagaggagggaacacttctAACTATTCTATGATGCCAGTATTACCCTCtatcaaagccagacaaagacatcacaagataagaaaactacagaccagtatcccttatgaatatagatgtaaaagccctcaacaaaatactagcaaatcaaATTCAGCGGCATAGAAAAAGGATTATACACTATGACCAAGAGGGATTTATTCCATAAATGCAAGAGTGGCTCAAAATATTAAAGTCAATCAAtctaatacatcacattaacagaatgaaggaaaatgatcatttcaaaggtgcagaaaaaacatttgataaatccaacaccctttcatgataaaaacacagagaaactaggaatagaaggaacttTCTCAAGCTGATAAAGGTTGAAAaccccacagctaacatcatactctgtggtgaaagactgaaagctttctCCCCCAAGATCAGGCACCTGTCTCTCTACCTCTGGAACAGATAGattcagaggaaaggaagaaataaaactttctctATTCGCATAAAACATGATCTTATATATAAAACCCTTAaggaacacatacatacatacatacacacatacatacgcacacacacattagtgCTAGTAAATGAGTACAGCAAAGTTGCCAAAGATACAAAAATAGTTGTATTTTTATACACTTTCAATGGgcaattcaaaaataaaacagtagcatcaaaaacaataaaatacttattaataaaTTTTACCAAAGGAAGGACAAGACATGTTCAAGGAAAATCACAAGACATTGTTAAAAGTaattaaagaagatataaataagtgaaaagatCCTGAGTTCAGTGACTGGAAGAGGTAATACTGTTAAGACAGCAGTGCTCTCCAAATTGATCAGTGCGATCACTATCATAATTCTAACTGCCTTTTTTGGGGGGCAGAAATGGACAAGCtggttctaaaattcatatggaattacAAAAGACCGAAATATCAGTATGcaaaaattacctcaaaatgggtcaaagatctaaatgtaagagctgaaactacaaaactcttggaggaaattTTTGTGACATGAGATTAGGCAATGGTTTCATGGTTATGACaccaaagcacaagcaacaaatgaaaaatagataaactgaacttcatcaaattttaaaaccttCACTCAAAGGACGCAATCAAAAAAATGAAAGgcgacttccctggcagttcagtggttaagactctgcattccaatgcaggggctgtgggtttgatccctggttgatcCCAGGCTGTCCCTGTCTCTGACCACTAATGCCTCAGTGTGGAGCCCGGCTGGTGCTGTACACCCCCCATTCTTCATTCACTGGGAAATGACTGTGCCCCCGCCGGCATGGACTCCACGTGGATCCTCACACTCAGTCCCCCAACTGGATCAAACAAGTGCTCAGATCCTCGCAGGACACAGACCCGAGACAGGAGGGGCACTGCCAGCACAAGGGAGTCAGAAGCCACAGGTACTGAGGTGCAGGTTCCAAAGCCACAATATGCCAGACCCTGGGGTGAGTGGGCAGATGGCCCAGGGCCTGCTAgggagggtggggtgaggtggggctCCCTGTGAACCCCCGGCTGTGATGAGCAGGTATTTTTTTCAGTCCCAGGACTGGGTGGACAGTGGAAGCAGAGGTGAGAAGAAAGATGTGCCAGTGTGGACATCTGGGGAGGACTGGAGATCAGAACCTGGGACAGGCCTTCCCGCCTGTAGGAGTCCCCTTGGAGGTTCCTGTGGAACATGCCAGAAGTTGCTTGCCCAGCAGGCCTTTGAGTGGAGCCCATAAGCATGTGAGTGGCATTCCAGCAGCCCACTTGACCCCAGGAGGTCCTCTGTACCCAGAAGCCCCCCACCCTGGAATGGTCCTGTTTCCTACTGCAATGTCCTAACAATGCCTTATACAGGGCTTCAAGAGCAGAGGTTAAGCAGAAGGGGGGCAGCACCCTGCAAGCCCCAAACAGCTGGATGCCTTGCCCACTTGTTCCCTTTGCTTCTCCTAGGAGCCCAGGCCTGGAAGAGAGCTCCTTTCTCATCATGAATGAAAGGAGACACACCAGAGCAGAGAACGGAGGGAGTGCTaagacctggggcttccctgggtttCTGTGCCAGGCTGTCAAACCATGACAAGCAGCTCCTTGAGAGGCAGCATAAATGGCAAGAAAGGCCTTCAAAGATTCTTCACATCTCTCGGCAAAGATCCCAGAGTTCTTAGGGAACCTGGGGGCCTGGGGGTGAGCTGGCAGGTGGAGGACTGGGGGCTGTGGGTGGAGCCATGTGCCCTTCTGGGATTTAGCTCACATCGAGGGGCATGGCAGGTCAGGGGCCAGAGTCAGGGATGAGGCAGAGCTGCTTCCCAAGGTGGAGATGCCTTTTGAGGCTGGGCCTCTGGGTGAAGAGGCTGGCAGGGCAGAGTGCGTCAGgttggcagggatgggggagagctATTGGCACTTGAACGCAATGGGCTGCCCACCCTCACAGACCCTGGCCAGGACAACAGACGCCAACACCCACCCCTTCTGGCATCAGTTCCAGCCCTCCGCCTGGCACCCATCCCTTCAGCCTAAACTGCCCCTGTATGTCTCCTCCAAGCTCAGCCTCTTCCAGGCTAAGATGCAGCTCTTCTGCCCTTCTCCTGGCCCTGCATGTGCCAGAAGCAGACAGGCTGGAGACCGGCAGGGCAGCCAGGGGCCAAGCCCAACAGCAGCCACCCCAGTCTAGACCCTCCCTGGGCAAAGCAGGAGTGGCTTGGGTCGGCAGGGAGCTGGGTCCTGGTTTATAAATGATCTCGAAGCAAAAGCAGCATGTGCACTCAGAGGAGCAGATGGGCCAGGAGAAGGTGTGGATGTATGCATAGTCTGGCAGCCAGAAGCCCACCTGGGCACTTTCAGAACAGAACACaaaaacaccagaaaactcccTGTGAACCTTGAATCCCTTCCTGTGCTCCTGAGAAATTAATGTCACGGGTTCTCTGGATCTGGTGCCCTACCATGTGAGCTGTGTTCCAGTGAGCTTGCTCTGGGCCCCCAGGCCCCATGACCACAAGGGGAAGGTGGCCAGCCCAGTTCATCTGAGAATGGCTCTACCTGCTGCGTCCCCATGTCCTCGGGCATGGGTGCCCTACCTGCTCTGTGGGCCATTCCCTCAGTCCCCAAAGATGAGTTGGAGCAGGAAGCCCAGGAGTCTCCCTGGCATCTAGCTCAGTGCCACCCCCGGCCCTTGCCCTACTGCCCCTGGGTGCCTGGGCCTAGGCGCTTCAGCTCTGGGCTTCAAGGAGCCCGTCCTTACCTGCAGGCTCTTCTGAGACTCCTTGGGGGCACGCCTTTGGCCTTTGTGCCTCCTTGCTCCTGGTAATGACATCCAAGAAATGACAGCATCAAACACCAGAGCCCCCTCACTTCCCAGATGGTCTCTGGAAGCTGAGCCAACCTGGGTCCTCAGGGGCTTGAGGACCCAGGTCAGAGGGCAAGGCAGATCCTGATGGCCAACCCCTACCCCTGGGAGAGTTCAGGAGTGCCCCTCAGTCCTCAAAGCAGCTTAGCCAAGCGCAggccaggaggggaagggaacaCAGAGGAAACACTGTGCTTGCCAAGGGCTCTGAGCAGGAGAGGACAGGCCTGACATGGGAGCTGCCAGCTGCCACCTCactgcctcagtctcctcatctgcgAAGTGAGCACAGTGCCTGTCTTATGGAAGTGCTGTCAAGATTCAGCAAGCAGCTCCTGCACACACACGGCAGGATGAGAATTACTGTGTACCACACAGGTGAGGGAACAGGCCTGGAGAGAGCAAATGACATAGCTGGTGCAGAACCAGGTTGTGAGCTGAGACCATCTGACTCCCTTGCCCTTTCTGTGAAACCCAAGGGCCTCACAGACAAATGGACCAAGGTAAGCAGGGGGCCGCCAGGGTGGGAGGTAAGCAGTGGATTGTGAGGGTTTCTGGAGAGTCCACACTGGTGCCCAACATTCTCTACTGTCCCCTCGGGAGCTTTGCGTCTGCTGCTTGGCCCTGCATGTCTGGCCTGAGCTGCAGCACAACAACTGAGAGAGGCCCAGCCACCAGAAATGGCCCCACGTGGGCATGACCCAGCCAGCCCAGCACTCACCTCCCCGACGGTGGGGCAGGGACCCCTTGGACTTCCTGGGTCCTGCGGATGTAGTCTCGGGAGCGGATGtcagcctggggaggggggctggaGTGAGAGGCAGTAGCTGGGGTCCCAAGCTGGCCTCTGGACCAGTCCCCACCCAGAAGGGTGGCCTCTCCTGGGCAAGTCCACAGGGGCCTGGCCTTTAGGacaagcagcagcagccccatcaTGTGTGGGTGCCAGGATGCCCAGGCCCTCTGGTCAAGGTGCTTGATGGCCTAAGGGAATTGGCTGGGTGCCCCACTCCTGCTTCAGCTAGCTTTCAGTGGGCTTATAGCTTGTGCTTCCCTGTATGTTTCGCTTGAGCCAATGTTTTTCCTGCTAAAACTCTCTTCTCTGAAGGTTATCTTCAGCCCAGCTTGTCTGTCCCCACTTTTGGTTCATCTGGCTCTCTGggtaatgttggagaaggaaatggcaacccactccagtattgttgcgtagagaattccatggacagacactacagtccatagggtcgcaaagagtcagacacgactaagcgactaatgCTTAACGCTGGGTAGTGTTAGCTGTTAACTCTGTGGGGAAGTGTCTAGAAAGTTCTGCAGAGTCACCAGAATCAAAGGGGGCTTGTGGGCCACAGGCCGGTACCAGACACATCCTGGGGAGAGGGGATCTGGCCTGAGGGGGGCCCCCAGAAACCTTCCACTTGGGTTCTCCCACTGCCTGACCCCATTCTAGGGGGCCTGGCCTCAGGGAGGCCCCTGATCCCATCTCCAATGGGCTTAGCCCCGCTTTGGGCCACAAGACTACAGGACACAACAGCTAATCCTCCTGATTGCTTCTACTTCAGAGTGAATGGGCAAGTGGGCAGGGTGGGCAGCAAGGTATCCAGCGGGGAAAGGCCCTGGAGACGTGAGGCAGTACCACCTCCCTTCCCCTAAAGCAGCCTGGCCTGGCCGGGGGACAAAGGGCCTGTGACCAACGGAGCTGGCCCTAAACCCCTCTCTCAGCTTCTCCTCTGAGCTTCCAGAAATAGTCAGGAGGGCAAAATGTACACAGGTGAGTGGGCCCAGGAAGAAGACAGATCAAGAGATAGCCAGTGCCACTGGACAGAACCCCACCCCCTTTCCTGGAAGCAACAGAGTGGGTGGGCTCCTGGATGCAGATGTCTGATTTTTCTcaagagcacacacacagtgttggCCACCTCTGAGGGGCTGACGGCACTTTATGGGGTATCCCCCCACCTGCAAGGACACAGTGATCATCCACTCTGGGGCAAGGAGAGGTAGAGGGACAAAGACCTGCCCATAGCACCAGCTCAGTGGAGTCCCTGGTTCTGAGAGCCTGGGAAGAAATCTTCGGTCCTCGTTCCCAGCCCCACTCCTGCCTCAACCCCTGCCCACAAGGTTGTACAGGCGGGTGGGAATGGGAAAGGAAAGGTTTTCTGGGGCCGGGACACATGTCACAAGCTTGAGAACCCATGCATTTACAAACcctgtgtggggagggagggagtgaggcTGAGGCTGTGGGCACAGCACGTCTACCTGGAAGCCACCCTAGGAGCCTAGGCTCTGTGGAGCCCTCGGAGCTGCCGGCGTGGGCTTAGTcgtgtgcatgctgctgctgccacctgGAGGCCACCCTGCACACCAGCAGCCAGGAGGCCCCAAACCCCAGGCTCTCGGGGTGTGCCAAGCAGCTGGTACTGAGCTGAGAGACTGGGCGGGCCCTCAGCCAGGTTGCCTCCAGTTGGTGCAGCACAGGCCTCAGACCTTGCTGGGAAGGCAAATGTGACAGAGTTCCCTCCCAAATCACATCCAAAGCCCTGTGGTTAACCTGAAGACCTGCCGCAATGCGCACCGGCTTCCACCTACTCACTCCCCCAGGCCAGGGCTCCAGCCATATGTTTCCCTGAGTTTCTGGGCATCAAACTTCTTCCTGCCCCATGGTCTTTGTAAATGCTGATCCTCGGGCCTGGACTGCCCTTCCCCACCTCTTCCAGCAGGCCTCTCCCTGAGGGCAGCTTCCCACAGATCCTCGACTCACGGGCTTTCCAGGAACTTGTACCCCCCGGGTACCTCCTTAAGGCCAAGACATCAATGTGGCCCAAGGGTATCTTGCATGAGGTTCTATCTCCTGCACAGCAGACCAAGCTTTTTCTTGGCTGGGCCAACTTGTCCATGAGAGTTCTGATCCCCTTTGGCCCCGAGTTTGTGCTACATGCCTGGTGTGGCCTGATTGGCATTTCTGGCACAAGTCTTCCTCAGCTGTGCCCAGTGGCCCTGCAGGGGCCTCCCAGCTGAGGACGGCTGCTCCCTCCCAGGCCAGCTGGGCAGCTTGGGCCCTCAGGGGCTGGCATTTGAGCTGACATCAGCTGATTCACCCAGTGACCCAGGGTGCAGGAGGCTGAGAGGGTGAAGACAGCGCCAGGCAGGGCAGGGTTCCAGGATGAGTCCTGGGAACTCTGTAccttccaggcccctctcctcccctccaggGCCCAATGTGACCCAAACAGACTCTCCCACAGGTGCCTGTGGCAAGCTCTTAAGCCCAAGGGCACAGGAAGAGTAGGTGCTGTGCGCTAGCCCACCCACCTGGCAGCCCACTCACCTGGCGCACAGGCTCCGGGATCCGAAACTTGCAGCAGCTGTGGGTCAGGCGCAC
Coding sequences within it:
- the ENDOV gene encoding endonuclease V isoform X2 — translated: MVTLTAPYVSGFLAFRELPFLVDAVQQLRQREPRLMPQVLFVDGNGVLHHRGFGVACHLGVLTDLPCIGVAKKLLQVDGLENNALHKEKIQLLKAGGDSFPLMGGSGTVLGRALRSHDHSTKPLYVSVGHKISLEAAVRLTHSCCKFRIPEPVRQEQGGTKAKGVPPRSLRRACRNLQGDSYRREGLSQVLISSPPQMSTLAHLSSHLCFHCPPSPGTEKNTCSSQPGVHREPHLTPPSLAGPGPSAHSPQGLAYCGFGTCTSVPVASDSLVLAVPLLSRVCVLRGSEHLFDPVGGLSVRIHVESMPAGAQSFPSE